The following coding sequences lie in one Polluticoccus soli genomic window:
- a CDS encoding FtsB family cell division protein yields MKKVLQILTNKFLLTLLAFGAWMAYFDQHDWVSMQEKKKNLQDMKDNIAYLDKEIAKMEKEKTGMVSDPQVLEQYAREQYRMKRDNEDLYIIEK; encoded by the coding sequence ATGAAAAAGGTGCTGCAGATACTGACCAATAAGTTTCTTTTGACGCTTCTCGCCTTTGGCGCATGGATGGCATATTTTGATCAACACGATTGGGTATCAATGCAGGAGAAGAAAAAGAACCTGCAGGATATGAAAGACAACATCGCCTATCTGGACAAAGAGATAGCGAAGATGGAGAAGGAAAAGACGGGCATGGTATCAGATCCCCAGGTGCTTGAGCAATACGCCCGGGAACAATACCGGATGAAACGTGATAATGAAGACCTTTACATAATAGAAAAATAA